The Amycolatopsis japonica nucleotide sequence GTAGCGGTTGAATCGCGCCTGGTAGATCGCGTTCATCGGGCCGAGGCCCATGGACACGGTCGGGTTCTCCCAGAACTCCGGCATCAGCCGCGGGTGCGGGTACGACGGCAGGCCGCCGCCCTCGCCGGCGTGCGAGAACTCCTGGCGGAAGCCGTCCAGCTGGTTCTCGGTCAGCCTGCCCTCGAGGAACGCGCGGGCGTAGATGCCGGGGGAGGCGTGGCCCTGGATGAAGATCTGGTCGCCGCCGCCCGAGTGGTCCTTGCCGCGGAAGAAGTGGTTGAAGCCCACTTCGTACAGCGCCGCGGACGAGCCGTAGGTCGAGATGTGCCCACCGACGCCGACGCCGGGACGCTGCGCGCGGTGCACCATGATCGCGGCGTTCCATCGGATGTAGGCGCGGTACCGGCGCTCGATCTCCTCGTCACCGGGGAACCAGGGTTCGTTCTCGGTGGGGATGGTGTTGACGTAGTCCGTCGACGTCAGCGCCGGGACGCCGACGTGGCGCTCCCTGGCCCGCTCGAGGATGCGCAGCATCAGGTACCGGGCGCGCTGCTGACCACCCCTGGCCAGCGCCTCGTCGAAGGAGTCCAGCCATTCGGCGGTCTCCTCCGGGTCGATGTCGGGCAGGTGCGCCGCCAATCCGTCACGGATGACGCGGACGCGTGCCGGGGTCTCCTTGCCGGAGGCGCCGTCGTTCTGCGGGGCCAAGGGGTCTCCTTGCGAAAGGTGGTAGCTGGTTGTGCTCGTACGCGGGCGTGTTCGCCGTCCATCGTCGTCCTCCGGTTCCGTTCGCGTCACCGCTACTGATCGGTAACGTTCGCGGACCCGATTGCGACACGCCTCGCACGCGCATGTACTCGCGCGCGCGTTTTCTCTCCCACCCTAAAGCAGGCCGTTCGGAGGTGCCCAGGCGCGCCCGAATTGACCCCGTGAGAGTGGGCTGAATGTCCGTACGCCGCGACACGAGTTGTTCAAGATCCGGTGTGGACGGTTGCGCGGAACGCTTCACCAGTGTTCGCTAACGGGCATCGTGTACCCGAGTGTGGTGCCCGCCCGGTCGATCAGGCCGACGCGACACCACGCTCCGTCGTAGTTGGAGGAGTGACAGCAGTGGTCGCCGCGGGAGACGCTGATCAGAGCAGCGTCGCCGAAAGGCTCGGGATCAAGCCGGACATGGTGGTCCAGGAGATCGGCTGGGACGAGGACGTCGACGACGACCTTCGTGCGGCGATCGAGGAACAGATCGGCGGCGACATCCTCGACGAGGACGCCGACGAGGTCATCGACGTGGTGCTGCTGTGGTGGCGCGAAGACGACGGTGATCTCGGTGACACGCTGATCGAGGTCCGGACTCCCCTGAACGAGAACGGCGTGATCTGGGTGCTGACCCCGAAGACGGGCCAGCCAGGGCATGTCGAGCCGAGTGACATCGCCGAGGCGGTGCCGCAGGTCGGACTGGCCCAGACGGCCAACATCAGTGCCGGCCCCAAGTGGGCGGGCACCCGGCTGGTTTCGCCGAAGTCGTCCAAGACCAAGCGGTGACTTCAGGAGCCGCGCGATCGACACGATAGGGTTGTCGTCGCAGGCCCCTGTTCGCTCTTGAGAGGAAACCGCCGGTATGGCCGTCGAGGTCGGATCGCAAGCCCCGGACTTCACGCTCAACGACTACAACAAGCAGTCCGTGACGCTGTCGTCCTTCAAGGGTGACAAGCCGGTCCTGCTCGTGTTCTACCCGTTCGCGTTCAGTGGCATCTGCACCGGCGAGCTGTGTCAGCTCCGCGACGAGTTCGCGGACTACGACGGCCAGGGCGTCCAGGTGATCGGCGTGTCCGTGGACACCCCGTTCTCGCTCAAGGCGTGGGCCGAGCAGGAGGGCTACCAGTTCCCGCTGCTTTCGGACTTCTGGCCGCACGGCGAGGTCGCGAAGGCCTACGGCGTCTTCAACGAGGCGGCCGGCCTGGCCACCCGCGGCACCTTCCTGATCGACAAGGACGGCGTCGTGCGGTTCGCCGAGGTCAACCAGCCCGGCGAGGCGCGCGACCAGCAGGCGTGGAAGAAGGCCGTGGCCTCGCTGGCCTGAGTCTTCACGGTGGCACCCGTGCGCGGGTGCCACCTCCCGGGCGCATAGCTCAGCGGGAGAGCACTCGGTTTACACCCGAGCGGTCGTAGGTTCGATCCCTACTGCGCCCACCGAAAACCCGGCGACACCCCGCTCGCGCGGGACTACCTTGAGCCGGATGCACGACCTCACGTGGCGGCCACTGCGGCCCGAGGACGCCCAGGCGTCGGCCGATCTCCTCAACGCGATGGAGACCGTCGACGAGATCGGCGAGAACTACACGGCGGAGGACACCCTCCAGGAGCTGGTCGACCCGTACGCGGACCTGGAACGGGCGAGTCTCGCCGCTTTCGACGGCGACGTGATGGCCGGCTACATGAAGATCCGCTTCAAGCCGTCCGCGGAGGAGATCCATCGGGTCTTCCTCGACGGGGGAGTCCATCCCGCGTACCGCCGGCGGGGGATCGGCGGCGCGCTCGTCGACGCGGGGGTGGCGGCGGCGAAGGTGGTGCACGCGCTGCACCACCCGGCCGCGAAACTCGTGGTCGACGTCAACCGGCCGGAGCGCATCGCCGGGCTGGCCGAACTCGTCCGGTCCCGGGGGTTCGTGCCCGTGCGCTACTTCCAGCGGATGGAGCACTCGCTCTCGGAGTTGGATGCTTCGGCGATCCCCGACGGGTTCACGGTCGAGCCGTGGTCGGAGCGGAACGACGAGGACTTCCGGGCGGTCCGGAACGCGGCGTACCGGGATTACTGGGGCGCGGTGCCGATGCCTGTCGAGCTTTGGCGGAACAAGATCACCAACCAGACCTTTCAGCCCGAGACCAGCTTCCTGCTCAGGGAGGCGGGCGCTGCGGTCGGAATGCTGGTGACCATGTGGTGGGAAGCCGACACGGAGGCCACCGGCGTCCGCGACGCGCACTTCATGGCGATCGGGACGCTTCGGGAGTACCGGCGGCGGGGTGTGGCGAGCGCGCTGATGGGGCACGCGCTGCGGGCCGCCGCCGAGCAGGGCTACGACCGCGCGAGTTTGAACGTGGACTCGGCGGATCCGGCGGGGGCGTTCGGGGTCTTCGAGAAGGCGGGCTTCGTGCCGACGATGCGGTACGTGCGCTGGGCGCTCGAAGCCTGACCGCGCTCGGGAGGCGTGCAAGTACGTGAAGGCCCCCTTCATTGCGCTAGACGCAAGGAAGGGGGCCTTCATGTACTTCGGGGTCCTTCACGGACCTGAGCCGCGTCCTGCCCCCCCCCGGAGCGCAGTTAGTCGACTAAATGCGCCCAGACACGTGAAGGCCTCCTTCACTCGGCTCAGCCGAGGGAAGGAGGCCTTCACGCACCCCCAACACCTGTGGAACGTCTTCGGTTTTCGGCGGTCTGGTCTGCCCCCTCGGCAGGCCAGACCGCCGGTGCGCCGCGCCGCGGGTGGCGAACTTTCGGCTGCACAAGACAGGAGACGGTCGGGACTGCCCAGATACATCAAGATCGGCGGCCATTGGAGTGATCCGGGCCGCGAGGGGCGATCACGGTGAGCGACTAGGCCCGGATCAGCCGGTTCGCCAGCGTCGACATCGTGTAGGCGCCGATGCCCATGACGACTTCGAGGGCGTTCCGTTCGGTGTATCCGTGCCCGAAGAAGGTCCGCAGGGTCTCGTCGTCGACGGCGCCCGCGGTTTCGAGCACCGCCAACGTGAACTGCCGGATGCCTTCCAGCCGCTCGTCGGGGACGGGCTGCTGCGAGCGAAGCGCCGCGATGACGTCGTCGTCCGCGTGATGTCCCTTCAGCTTGCCGGTGTGGATCTCGACGCAGACCTCGCAACCGTTGCGGGTCGCCACGGTCATCACGACCGTTTCCCGCGCGAGCGGGTCGAGCGTGGTCCGCTCGAAGCTCGCGCTGAGTTTCAGGAATCCGTCGAGCAGTTCGGGTGACGACGCCTGCCGGGCGACGGCGGTGGGGAGGTGGCCGAACTTCCGGATGGTCGCCTCCATGGCGCGACGCGAGGCTTCGGGCGCGGTTTCGACGGTGTGATCGGTGAACAAGGTTCCCCCTAAGATGGTCAACGTGGTTGACGAAAAGGTAAACCAGGTTGTCGAATCTGGCAAGCGGGTTCGCGAAACTCCCGGCTTCGAGCTGCCGCTCCTGCTGTTCGCGGGCTTCCGCTCGATCATCGACCGGCTGCACGCCGAGCTCGCCGAGCAGGGACATCCCGACGCCCGGCCGGCGTACGGCTTCGCCATGCAGGCGATCGGCCGCGAAGGCGCGACGGCGAGCGAGATCGGGCGGCGGCTCGGGGTCAGCAAACAGGCGGCGGGCAAGACCGTCGACAGACTGGAGCATCTCGGCTACGTCGCGCGCGTCGACGACCCGGCCGACGCGCGGCGCAAGGTCGTGCGGCTCACCAGCCGCGGGTTCGACTCACTCGGCCGGTCGGCGGCGATCTTCGACGAGTTGCGCAAGGAGTGGGCGGACACGTTGGGCATCGACAGGGTCCGCGCGCTCGAAGCCGACCTTCGCACGATGGTGCCGTCGGACGGCTTCCGCCTCGACGTCGCCGGCTGGTTCGGACCCTAGAACGGGCAACCCGGATTCGGCGCGTCCTGCGAGAGCGGGCTCCCGTGTGGCAGCACGTAGAGCACCTCCAGTACGACCGGTGTCGTCCCGAGATTTCGTCCGATGTGGACGGTGTCGCTCGGCTCGGTGAAGACGGCGCCCTTCCGGTACAGGCCGTCGAGCCCGCAGTCGGCCGAGTTGTGCGTCAGCGTGCCTGCTTTCACGTACGCGTAAAGCTTTCCGTCGTGATAGTGCCAGCCGGTGTAGCCACCGGGTTGGATGACGACCTCGCGCAGCACGTAGTCGGTGTTCCCGACCGTCCGCTGCTGGAAGATCGTCCCGGTCACCCCGGATCCGGGGGTCGCCTCGGCCGTCGCGGGGACGGCGAGCGCGAGGACGAGTGTGGCGAGCAGCGTGGTCACGGACCGCAGGCGCATGAGCGAACGGTACCGCGATCGGCACTGCCCGAAAGGGTCGTTCATTCCGCCCGAAGTGTCCGCCGCAGCATCTTGCCGCTCTCCGTCCGCGGCAGCCGGTCCCGGAAGTCGAACCGGCGCGGCGTTTTGAACCCGGCGAGCTCGGCCCGGCAGTGCTCTTCGAGTCGTTTCGCCAGCGCGGGATCCCCGGTGACGCCCTCGGTCGGCTGCACGACGGCGACGACGCGTTGGCCCCATTCGGGATCAGGCTCGCCGATCACCGCGACGTCGGCGACGTCGGGATGGCTCAGCAGCCGCGCTTCGATCTCGGCCGGATAGATGTTCACGCCACCGGAAAGGATGAGATCCGTCCGCCGGTCGCACAGGAACACCCGCCCCTCGGCGTCGAGATAGCCGACGTCCCCGACGGTCACGAACTCCCCGGATCGCGCGGCGGCCGTCTTGCCCGGATCGCCGTGATAGTCGAATCTCGTGTGCGCGGAACTGAAATAGAGCATCCCGGCTTCGCCCGCGGGGAGTTCGCGGCCGTCGTCGTCGAGAACCTTGACCCGCACGCCGTCCAATGGCTTGCCGACAGTGCCCGGTGCGGCGAGCCATTCGCGCGCGTGCACCGCCGTGATCAGCCCCTCGGAGGCGCCGTAGTACTCGTGGACCACCGGGCCGAGCCAGGCGAGTATCCGCTCCTTGACCTCCCGGGGGCACGGCGCGGCTCCGTGGATCACCGACGTCAGGCTCGACAGGTCGTGGCGCGCACACACGTCCTCGGGCAGCCGCAGCAGGCGGTGGAACATCGTGGGCACCAGATGCGTACTCGTCACGCGGTGCTTTTCGGTGAGCCGCAGCGTTTCCGCGGCGTCGAACCGGTCCATCAGGACGAGCGTGTGCCCGAGGTGCAGGGTCGCGGTCGAGAACATCCCGGGCGCCGCGTGGTAGAGCGGGCAGGCGACGAGGTGCACGCCGTGCCCCGGCCGGACGTCCAGGCGTTCGAGGGTGTGCGCGTGGATCGGGTGCAGTGCGGGCGGTTGCCCGGAAAGGGCGCGCCGGACGCCTTTGGGGCGCCCCGTGGTCCCGGACGTGTAGAGCATCGTCTGGCCGGCGGTCCGCCGCTCCGGCGTGGTCGTGGGCAGGTCCGTTCCCCAAGCCGCGTACTCGGCCCAGCCGGGTGTCTCGCCGCGCGAAAACCGGTGCAGGCCGGACAGTTCCGCGGTGCACGTCGCCGCGATGTCCGCGTCCGCGACGGCGACCTTGGCGCCGCTGTTGGCCGCGATGTAGGCGATCTCGGCGGGTGAGGACCGGTGGTTGACCGGCGTGAAATACATCCCCGCCTGCAACGTCGCCAGCAGGAGCTCGTAGTAGGTGAGTCCATTGTGGATGATCGCGACGACGCCGTCGCCCTCACCGAGACCGAGTGCCCGCAAGGCGTGGGTCAGCTGATTCGCCCGCGCCGAAAGTTCGTCGAAGGTCGTCTCGCGGCCGTCGACGTCGATCACCGCGACGCGGCCGGGCTCCTGGGCGGCGATTTCGTAGAAGGTGCTCATCCTGGGCGCCGCAGGGTTTCCAGGTGCCGCCGGAGCACCGTGCGCATCAGCTCCGGTGAAGTCCGGCCCGCCGACACCGCGAGCCCGTCCAGCAGCGCGGCGAGCCGCTCGGTCTCGACGTTCAAGTCGACGTCGGCGAGCAGACCGCCCGCTTCGTTCGCGCCCTCGAGTACCCGGCGGACGAGGAACCGGACTCCCTCGTACATGCGCTTGGCCTCCTCCGCGAGGTCTGGCCGGTTCTTCGCGGCGGCCGAGAACGCCAGCCAGACGTCGGCTTCGGCCCGGGTCTGCTCGGTGAGCGGAAGCAGTTCGCCGAGGAACGCCTCGGTGGCTTCCTGTCGCCGTGAACGTGGTGTCGCGGGGTCGAGCAGAACGGGGATGTGCCCCGCCAGTCGCGCCTCCAGCCGGTCGCCGAGTGCGCGCATGGCGAACACGATCAGCTCGTCGTGGCCGCCGAAGTAATGCCGCACCGAACCGATCGCGAGACCGGCCTCCTCGGCCACGCTCCTGAGCGACGCCTGCGCGAGGCCGTCCCGCTGGATCACCCGGAAGACGGCTTCGGCTATCTCCAGGCGGCGGGCTTCCGGGTCGACGATCTTGGGCACGTTGTCTTTATAGCACGACCTTGCTATTTTATTTGGCACATTCATGCTACAAAGGGGGAGTTCATGCGGACCTGGTTGCTGATCGCGTTGGTGGTCGCCGCGGTGATCGTGCTCATCGTGCGCAGGCTGCGCGGCGAGCCGCTGGTGGCCCGGGAGGTGTTCGGGGCGCCGGTGATCCTGCTCGGGATCGGTGTCTACGGCTTGGTCAAACTGGAGATCTTCACCTTCACCGACGGTCTCTGGCTCGCGCTGGGGTCCGCGGTCGGATGCGGTCTCGGCGCGGTGCGGGCCACCACCACGAAACTGTTCGAGCGCGACGGCGTGCTGTGGCTGCGCTACACCGGCTGGACGTTCGGCGTCTGGGTGCTCTCGCTGCTGGTGAACTTCGGGATCGGGTTCCTGGCCACCACGGCTGGGGCGCATCCCGACGCCCGGCCGGTGACGCTGTCGATCGGCGTCAGCCTGCTGGGGGAGGCGCTGGTGATCGCCAAACGCGCGAAGACGACGGGGCTGCCGTACGCCCCGCCGTCCGATTCGCTGCTTTCCCGCCGTTAGGCCAGTTTCCCGACTTCGCCGACGAGGAGCGCGATGTCGTCTTCGGTGTTGAAGTAGTGCACCGAAGACCGGACCAGCGGCGGCAGTCCGCGCTCGGCGAAGTCGAACTGGGCGGACGTCGCCTCGGTGACGCTGACGTTGATCTTCGCCGCGGCCAGGCGCTGTTTCACGTCCTGCGACGGCGTTTTCGCCACGCTGAACGTGACGATCCCGCACTGCCGCACACCCTGGTCGTGGACACGGACGCCGGGGATCTCGCGGAGCGCGTCACGCAGTTTCGCCGCGAGCGCGGCGACGCGGGCTTCGATGGCGGGCATGCCCCATTCGAGGGCGTAGTCGATCGCCGCGCCGAGACCGTGCAGGGCGGCGTGATCGCGTTCCCAGACCTCGAACATCTTCGCCGTCGGATCGACTTCGTAGCTTTCGGGCGTCGTCCACGCCGCCGAGTGAAGATCGAGCATCGCGGGCTCGACGCGTTCACGCAGTCGCGGGTGCGCGTAGAGGAATCCGGTGCCGCGCGGGCCGCGCAGGTACTTGCGGCCGGTCACGCTGAGCGCGTCGCAGTTCAGGCGCGCGACGTCGAGGTCGATCTGGCCGGCGCTCTGGCACGCGTCCAGCAGGAACGGGATCCCGGCCGCCCTGGCCACCGCGCCGATCTCCTCGGCCGGGTTCACCAGCCCGCCCTGGGTCGGCACATGCGAGACGGCGATCAGCTTGACATCGCCGTCGATGCGGCGCTTGAGGTCCTCGACGTCCAGTTGTCCGGACTCGTCGTTGTCGACCACCTCGACGACGGCGCCGGTGCGCTTCGCGATCTGCAGGAAGGAGATGACGTTGCTCGCGTACTCGGATTTCGCCGTCAGGATCCGGTCTCCGGCGGCGAACGGCAGCGCGTAGAAGACCGCCTGCCAGGATCGGGTCGCGTTGTCAGTCAGGGCGATGTCGGCGGGGTCGGCGCCGACGAGCCGGGCGGCCGACGCGTAGACGCCGTTCATCCGCTCCACGGTTGCCGCGGCCTGCTCGTATCCACCGATCAGGGCCTCTTCGCGCAGATAGTCGACGACGGTGTCGGTCACCCGCGCGGGTGGCAGCGACGATCCGGCGTTGTTGAGATGGACCACCTCCGCACAACCAGGGGTTTCGGTGCGAGCGCGGTGCACATCGAAGTCCGTCATGCCTAACTGAATACAGTACGGCTGAAGTGCATGCAATACTGCACCGATGACGAGGAACCTGCTCCGCCGCGACCTCGCGGAGGAGATCACCGCTCG carries:
- a CDS encoding DUF3052 domain-containing protein: MVAAGDADQSSVAERLGIKPDMVVQEIGWDEDVDDDLRAAIEEQIGGDILDEDADEVIDVVLLWWREDDGDLGDTLIEVRTPLNENGVIWVLTPKTGQPGHVEPSDIAEAVPQVGLAQTANISAGPKWAGTRLVSPKSSKTKR
- a CDS encoding peroxiredoxin: MAVEVGSQAPDFTLNDYNKQSVTLSSFKGDKPVLLVFYPFAFSGICTGELCQLRDEFADYDGQGVQVIGVSVDTPFSLKAWAEQEGYQFPLLSDFWPHGEVAKAYGVFNEAAGLATRGTFLIDKDGVVRFAEVNQPGEARDQQAWKKAVASLA
- a CDS encoding GNAT family N-acetyltransferase — encoded protein: MHDLTWRPLRPEDAQASADLLNAMETVDEIGENYTAEDTLQELVDPYADLERASLAAFDGDVMAGYMKIRFKPSAEEIHRVFLDGGVHPAYRRRGIGGALVDAGVAAAKVVHALHHPAAKLVVDVNRPERIAGLAELVRSRGFVPVRYFQRMEHSLSELDASAIPDGFTVEPWSERNDEDFRAVRNAAYRDYWGAVPMPVELWRNKITNQTFQPETSFLLREAGAAVGMLVTMWWEADTEATGVRDAHFMAIGTLREYRRRGVASALMGHALRAAAEQGYDRASLNVDSADPAGAFGVFEKAGFVPTMRYVRWALEA
- a CDS encoding carboxymuconolactone decarboxylase family protein, whose translation is MFTDHTVETAPEASRRAMEATIRKFGHLPTAVARQASSPELLDGFLKLSASFERTTLDPLARETVVMTVATRNGCEVCVEIHTGKLKGHHADDDVIAALRSQQPVPDERLEGIRQFTLAVLETAGAVDDETLRTFFGHGYTERNALEVVMGIGAYTMSTLANRLIRA
- a CDS encoding MarR family winged helix-turn-helix transcriptional regulator, producing the protein MVNVVDEKVNQVVESGKRVRETPGFELPLLLFAGFRSIIDRLHAELAEQGHPDARPAYGFAMQAIGREGATASEIGRRLGVSKQAAGKTVDRLEHLGYVARVDDPADARRKVVRLTSRGFDSLGRSAAIFDELRKEWADTLGIDRVRALEADLRTMVPSDGFRLDVAGWFGP
- a CDS encoding cupin domain-containing protein, encoding MRLRSVTTLLATLVLALAVPATAEATPGSGVTGTIFQQRTVGNTDYVLREVVIQPGGYTGWHYHDGKLYAYVKAGTLTHNSADCGLDGLYRKGAVFTEPSDTVHIGRNLGTTPVVLEVLYVLPHGSPLSQDAPNPGCPF
- a CDS encoding AMP-binding protein, translated to MSTFYEIAAQEPGRVAVIDVDGRETTFDELSARANQLTHALRALGLGEGDGVVAIIHNGLTYYELLLATLQAGMYFTPVNHRSSPAEIAYIAANSGAKVAVADADIAATCTAELSGLHRFSRGETPGWAEYAAWGTDLPTTTPERRTAGQTMLYTSGTTGRPKGVRRALSGQPPALHPIHAHTLERLDVRPGHGVHLVACPLYHAAPGMFSTATLHLGHTLVLMDRFDAAETLRLTEKHRVTSTHLVPTMFHRLLRLPEDVCARHDLSSLTSVIHGAAPCPREVKERILAWLGPVVHEYYGASEGLITAVHAREWLAAPGTVGKPLDGVRVKVLDDDGRELPAGEAGMLYFSSAHTRFDYHGDPGKTAAARSGEFVTVGDVGYLDAEGRVFLCDRRTDLILSGGVNIYPAEIEARLLSHPDVADVAVIGEPDPEWGQRVVAVVQPTEGVTGDPALAKRLEEHCRAELAGFKTPRRFDFRDRLPRTESGKMLRRTLRAE
- a CDS encoding TetR/AcrR family transcriptional regulator produces the protein MPKIVDPEARRLEIAEAVFRVIQRDGLAQASLRSVAEEAGLAIGSVRHYFGGHDELIVFAMRALGDRLEARLAGHIPVLLDPATPRSRRQEATEAFLGELLPLTEQTRAEADVWLAFSAAAKNRPDLAEEAKRMYEGVRFLVRRVLEGANEAGGLLADVDLNVETERLAALLDGLAVSAGRTSPELMRTVLRRHLETLRRPG
- a CDS encoding aminotransferase class V-fold PLP-dependent enzyme, with translation MTDFDVHRARTETPGCAEVVHLNNAGSSLPPARVTDTVVDYLREEALIGGYEQAAATVERMNGVYASAARLVGADPADIALTDNATRSWQAVFYALPFAAGDRILTAKSEYASNVISFLQIAKRTGAVVEVVDNDESGQLDVEDLKRRIDGDVKLIAVSHVPTQGGLVNPAEEIGAVARAAGIPFLLDACQSAGQIDLDVARLNCDALSVTGRKYLRGPRGTGFLYAHPRLRERVEPAMLDLHSAAWTTPESYEVDPTAKMFEVWERDHAALHGLGAAIDYALEWGMPAIEARVAALAAKLRDALREIPGVRVHDQGVRQCGIVTFSVAKTPSQDVKQRLAAAKINVSVTEATSAQFDFAERGLPPLVRSSVHYFNTEDDIALLVGEVGKLA